A window of Mercenaria mercenaria strain notata chromosome 16, MADL_Memer_1, whole genome shotgun sequence contains these coding sequences:
- the LOC128549837 gene encoding uncharacterized protein LOC128549837 produces the protein MRKTGGGPPRPEMSQTSQTVASLYESSASFHGVCSDADTLINVSGCTDVDIGQQVVDHLDLLSWDQQDTETETSESTDTTTRNIFSVAGDLLSLTLINVVFFILKSVSF, from the exons ATGAGGAAGACTGGAGGAGGCCCGCCACGGCCGGAGATGTCACAGACTTCTCAGACTGTGGCGAGCCTGTACGAGAGCTCAGCATCTTTTCATGGTGTGTGTTCAGATGCTGACACACTCATCAATGTTTCTG GCTGCACAGATGTCGATATAGGACAGCAGGTTGTAGACCATCTAGATCTGCTCAGCTGGGACCAGCAGGACACAGAGACAGAGACCAGCGAGAGTACGGATACAACTACCAGGAATATATTCTCCGTAGCTGGTGATTTATTAAGTTTAACTCTAATAAATGTTGTCTTTTTTATCCTAAAAtctgtttcattttaa
- the LOC123531885 gene encoding putative nuclease HARBI1, translating into MAAIHFVRHRRPRQFRRIDRQLTDLTDEELRQRYRFSADNIDRLVELLGPTLERRTRRNQALTPRQQILITLRFLATGNFMQVIGDTFGVDISTVSRVVRDVTDVLFGLKDQFIKFPVTDHDRRRIMSGFYAIRGFPSVIGCIDGTHVKIISPGYPDEAAFVNRKHQHSINVQATCDHKGMFTSINACWPGSCHDSHILRVSNVGRYLEAHHQDPERGYLLGDSGYPCRPFLLTPFLQPGNETEERYNRAHISTRNLVERTFGVWKRTFHVLHVEIRMKPQRVTRVTVACAVLHNLRLQ; encoded by the exons GACGACCTCGACAGTTTCGACGTATTGACAGACAATTGACGGACTTGACGGATGAAGAATTACGTCAAAGGTACAGGTTTTCAGCTGACAACATAGACAGACTTGTTGAACTTCTTGGACCAACTTTGGAGCGACGGACGCGACGTAACCAAGCCCTGACACCACGGCaacaaattttgataacattGAGATTTCTTGCTACAGGTAATTTCATGCAGGTTATCGGCGACACCTTTGGCGTAGACATTTCTACCGTCTCCCGGGTCGTGAGAGACGTTACCGACGTACTATTTGGACTGAAAGACCAATTTATCAAGTTTCCTGTGACGGACCACGACCGAAGACGGATCATGAGTGGATTTTACGCCATTCGTGGGTTCCCATCTGTAATTGGTTGTATTGACGGGACCCATGTTAAAATAATTTCGCCTGGTTATCCAGATGAGGCCGCATTTGTTAACAGAaaacaccaacacagtataaatgtCCAGGCGACCTGCGATCACAAAG GGATGTTCACAAGCATCAATGCCTGTTGGCCTGGAAGCTGCCATGACAGCCACATCTTACGAGTTTCTAATGTAGGCCGGTACCTTGAAGCTCATCACCAAG ATCCAGAGCGCGGATATTTGTTGGGGGATAGTGGCTACCCCTGTCGGCCATTTCTGCTTACGCCTTTCTTGCAGCCTG GGAATGAAACAGAGGAGAGGTACAACCGGGCGCACATCTCCACACGGAATTTGGTTGAAAGGACATTTGGTGTATGGAAGAGGACATTCCATGTTTTACATGTGGAA ataCGCATGAAGCCTCAGAGGGTGACACGTGTAACCGTGGCGTGTGCTGTCCTCCATAATCTGAGGCTGCAGTAG